AACAAAAAAAGGGATGCATTTAAATTTATATGCAGTTCAATTAGGTGGAAATCCTGTTAATTTAACAGAAATTTTGAGTATGAAAACATCATGCGAAATAGCTAAAATTGAGGAATGCCAAAACACTATTAATCAATTAAATAAATATATTGCAGAAGACTTTAGTAAACAACTAAGTCCAAATAATCCTGATTCTTGGGTAGTAGAATCTTCCCAAACTATGCCTTATGATGAATTAAATATTCTTGATCCTAGTGGTAAGTCTTTTAACTTTAATTGGTTAGAAAATTATGGGGATTCATTAAATTACTCAAAGTTAAAAAATATTATTCATCAAGCTATTTCAAGAGAAGTAAATAATTACTCCATTGCAAATTCTATATTAGAATCAACAAATCTTGCTATTGATGAGAGAAATAATTTGAAAGAAATTTTAGATAAGTCGGAAATAAATATTGATTCTTTAAGAAATTTCTCAAAAGAATGTCATAAAAATTTAATTGAATGTTTGAATAACTATAAAGAAAAAATAAGTCATTTACTACTTGATTATGATGAAAGTTTTTTAAAGCCAAACATAGGTTCTTTAATAGCTAAAACAAAATCAGGAAGATATCCTTTGCCTGGACAACAAAAAAGATCTTCTGTAGACTTTCTTGACTTTAAAAGTATTGTTGATAGCGGAAAGTATTCTAGCGTTTATTTTCGCTTAAAAACATTAGATAATAAGTTAATTTTAAATCAAAATATTAGATTTGATTTGATGTGTAATAAACCATGGTATCGAGGTTTTGATCCTGTTATTTTTGCAGGAGTGTATGCTGGTTATGAAATTCTAACAAATACAATTCAAGCTAACCACTCTTCCTTATGTTCTGGAACTGAATTAGGTTATGTAGCTAGCCCAAGAAATGTTCCTTATTCAGACTTTATTGTAGAGGTTTGGGGTCGAGATTGATACTTAATCAATAATTATATAAAAAAGGGTATCGTAAAATGAATTTAGAAATATATTCTGAAAAACTGGATAAAGATGGTGTTGTTATTATTCCAAATGTATTTCCATTAAATCTGTTAAAATTATTTGAAAGCGCCGCTTTAGAAAGATTTGTAGAGGTAAAAAATATCGTCCAAAATTCTAATCCACAAATTAAAGAATATATTACAGCATTCGATAAAATATATTACAATAAAAAGAAATTTTATAATGATAGTAACAATGAAAAAATAATTGAACTTGCTAAAGGTAGATATGATTATTCATTGAATACTTCAGAAGGAATTTTTGCAACAGATGATTTTTTAAATCCTGAACCAATATGTAGTTTGATGGAAATGAAATTAAAATCTCAATATAGCCAACATGCAGGAGTTGTGCCAGCAATTCCAAATTCTGATAATGGACCATGGCATAGAGATATATATCCTTTCTTTGAGCATGGAGAAGCAAGCGAACAAAAATATGATGATTCAATTGAAGTAAAACTAATGCCTCCATTTTACTATACTATGCTTATTCCTCTTGAAAATATAAATCTGCATAATGGGGCAACAGAATTTATTTTATCCTCACATAAAAAATCTTACGATGAATGTGTTGATTTACCTAAATTTCAAACAGAAGTACAAGCCGGTTCGGTGCTGTTGTTTGATGGAAGAATATTTC
This is a stretch of genomic DNA from Pigmentibacter ruber. It encodes these proteins:
- a CDS encoding phytanoyl-CoA dioxygenase family protein translates to MNLEIYSEKLDKDGVVIIPNVFPLNLLKLFESAALERFVEVKNIVQNSNPQIKEYITAFDKIYYNKKKFYNDSNNEKIIELAKGRYDYSLNTSEGIFATDDFLNPEPICSLMEMKLKSQYSQHAGVVPAIPNSDNGPWHRDIYPFFEHGEASEQKYDDSIEVKLMPPFYYTMLIPLENINLHNGATEFILSSHKKSYDECVDLPKFQTEVQAGSVLLFDGRIFHRGRENKSIDPRMVIYKVYHKNWYNDY